The segment TGAGGTGTTACTGTGATGGCCAAGCTACTAACAGAAATATATGGAATATGACAATGGAACACGCATTCAATTAAAGCTACTATTTCAATAAAAGCTACCAAGTCATATTTGAGGCAACCAAACCGAAAATGTTGGAACACCGCCACATATATTATTGTTACTGGCTATAACAGTGTAGTGGGCTAGCCTAGCATGTTGCTAGCATACAGGGCAGCTTACTGGCCAGCTAAATGAAAGAAGACGAAAAGTCTTAGACGCCATGTTAGTTCAGCGGGGGAAGGCTTATGGCGTCTTTGCGATATAACGATAAATAAGGTCGTTATTCTGTAAAGTGCTTATTTGCATCTCGTTCACCCGGCGCAGCCCCTTTAGAACCTCCAGCCCCAAACAGAAACTGAATTTTTAGGTTTGATTTTGTTACTTACTTCCTGTTTTTAGTCCGGGCACTTCGGAGAGACCAGGATGGAAGCAAATGCCAGGATGGACTGTACGATGGATCCTGGGTTGCCCAATTCGATTTTTGCTTTAGTTTCGCAGCTAATAATGGAGGCCATAAAACGAATCATCAAAATGACAATGAAGACAAGATTAAATTATTTAATACACTGATTTATAGCACAATAAAACCATGAAATCTAAATCTAGAACCAATGTTGCTGTTAATAACAATTTTGGCAACCTTATGGTGTCACTTTTATAGTGTCTCGACTTGGTTAGGACCTTTCCATAATATTTTGAAAGCCTTAAAGTAAATAtcgaaaacaaaacaacatttgtttATGCTTATCCAAATAATATTTATAGTTGATTCTTCAGTTTCCAAGTAGGTGGAAATAAGACGGAAGAAATATGTTATGTGTTCCGTGAGAAAAGGAGTCGGATGGTTATAATAGCCGTACAGTTCAAGCTGTGTCGTGAAAATCAAACACGAGTTTATAAACATCAGTTGCGGATCAATACGGGAATGGGAGAGCAGCCGATGAGAGTGTAAGTTGAATTACCATCACTAGCTGGTTAAATACCGTTATACAGGTGCATTGAGTGTGTGGGACGAATTTGTCTAGCTGGCTGAACCAAATAGCTCCACattgctctcctctctttctcacttctaACTTTCACAACTTCCCAATGAATTACAATAGCTTGTTTTCTCGGGGAAGCGTTTTGCATTCGTGCTTGCGCTGTGTTGTCGCTCCGGTGTAGTCTTAGTGAACTAATTTATTCATTGCAGGCTTGCATGTGGCGATGTGGTAGGACGAATCAACGCTCTCTTCAACCGTGTGCGGGCCATTCAGAAAAAGAGCGGCCAGTTTGATGTAAGTAAAATACTACGGAATGTTGTTGTCTCCCACTTGCAAAAAAGATAACCAACAAATAACACTTCGTTTCCTGTCTGCAGCTACTGCTATGTGTAGGTGACTTCTTCGGCTCCTCGGCTGAGGCCGAAGCAGAATGGCAGGAGTTCAAATCTGGAGCAAAAAAAGGTAAGAATTTCAACAAActagcaaacaaacaaaacacaagccaATTGAGTCAATCACAAGCTGTTCATGATGCACTTAAACTCAGTCGGTATGTATCAGTAACGATGATCTCTTCTTTACCTGCAGCACCCATCCACACCTACATCCTCGGGGCAGCCAGCCAGGAAACAGTAAAGTACTTCCCCAGTGCAGATGGTTGTGAGCTGGCTGACAACATCACCTACCTGGGTAAAAATACTGGGCATGGGACACCTCTGTTGGCATATCCTATGTAATGCTTCCTGAAGGACTGATcattcgtgtgtgtgttgtctcaggGCGCCGGGGTGTGTTCACGGGGGCGTCAGGGCTACAGATAGCATATGTGAGCGGGCGAGAGGCCCTCCAGGAACCGGCTCCAGCGCACTGTTTCACCCCCAAAGACCTGGGCGCCCTCGTGGGTCCGCTGGCCAACAACACCAAGTTCAAGGGAGTGGACATCCTGCTCACCTCCCAGTGGCCCAAAGGTGTCTGGCAGTACGGAAACAACCCTGTAAGCAGCAGTTTTTAAACCATCTCTGTCAGTCATAAATCATAAATGGCAGAAATGCCAccaaaaatgtacaaaaaatatataaaaacggCCATTTTCACACTTTACTACTGACTCCCGGGTTGTAGGGGAagtctgtgtgttttcagtttGTTGGTTTGTCTTGCATTTCCATCAAGGAAGCatttcccccgagtctctgtgGTAATCGACCTTCAGTTTGTCTACCCTTAATCTGGCCTTTCTTCAATTGTAGGAGCTCAATACGAAGTTCTGTGGATCCAACTCCATCGCCAGCCTGGCTGACAAGCTGAAGCCTCGCTACCACTTTGCCGCCACTGAGGGAGTTCACTATGAGAGGCTGCCGTACAGGTGCGTTCTGTGGCAGGGCAAAACACATGGCCATCCACATCGAGACGGTCTAGTGactcgtgtgtttgtgtgtgtgtgtgtgcctgaagaAATCACGTGGTCCTTCAGGAGAACGCCCAGCACGTCAGTCGATTCATCTCCCTGGCCACCGTCAACAACCCCGCCAAGAAGAAGGTTTGCCTACTTCCTGCACCCAGTAATATctccctgccaaagcaaattccttgtctgtgcaaactttcatggcgaataaatccctttctgatccACACAAATGTTGCGCAAGACACCCCCACGACACACGGGACATTTCGACCACGTCGACCTTACCACTCTCCCATAGGCACCATACTAGACCAACTCTTCATGTTTTCCTGTGCACTGTAGTATCTGTACGCCTTCAGCATTGTGCCGTTGAAGAGCATGGACGCGGCGGAGCTGGTGAAGCAACCCCAGGATGTGACGGAGAACCCTTACCGTCgggcggggagagaggaggggaggatactCATCCCCGAGGCTACAGGGGAGGAGGTATGGACAGAGCGttgactttttttcttcttcccacCTCTTCTTTTTCTGCTGTCTGTCGCTCACTCTTATTCTTACTCTGTCGTCGTCCGTCCCCTTCCTTGTTCCTCAGGAGCCGGCTTCCCAGTTCTTCTTTGACCTGAGCAAAAAGCAGGGCGGGGGCCACAGGGGCCGTGGCAGGAAGCGACCTTCAGACGAAGACAGGCGTGGCCAGGGACAGGCCTGGGACGGAGGGGAcaggcagggccagggccaACCCCTGGAAGGGGACGGCCAGCCGTGGGGGGGAGACATGCCACCCAAACAGCCCCGCAGGCCCCGTGAGTGTGCCCCGAGTCGTGACGGAGAAATGCAATGTCATCGAAATTTACAGTggtgctaaccctaaccacccaGATATGTTGTTAGATTCCACCCCGTTTTACTCAATGGTCCCTGTTGAAGCGGGAGAACGAGATTCCTTTGCTTGTGTATCTTGTTTAAATAGCATAGCTTATTTCATGTTTGGAAGTTTCTGAGATCTGGCATGACATAGTTTCTTCCATTTTATCTCCTGCAGTGAGTTTTCAGTATCAGTATGTGGGAGGGAGTACTGTCtaataccccccccctccccttctcgtTCTCCTCAGCCCAGCCCACTGGCCCCTGCTGGTTCTGTCTGGCCAGTCCTCAGGTGGAGAAACACCTGGTCATCAGCATTGGCACGCATGTGAGTACGCTGAGGTACTTGCACCAAAACAGCTGTTAAAGGTTTGAGGGgtctattaaaaaaaaaaaaaaagtgttcttGTTTGTTTGATAGAACTGTTAAGTTAAATAAAAAGTTAAATGTAAAATCGAttcactctctttcccccctgcctgGGATGGGATTTGGTCTGTGTGTCTTGTCCACAGTGTTATTTGGCCATGGCCAAGGGGGGTCTAACCCCGCAGCACATGCTGGTGCTGCCCATCGGCCACATCCAGGCTGTGGTGCACATGGgccaggaggaagtggaggagctGCAGCGCTACAAGGAGGCCGTCCGCAGCTTCTACAAGAGCAAGGGGCTTCGCTGCGTCGTGTTTGAGAGGAACTACCGCAGCCAGCACCTACAGCTGCAGGTAGACTCGGGCTTGTGAGCTGACACACGAGGACACACATAGAAACGCAGGCAGGAACACGCATGCTAACAgacagtggcggtcctagcacatttggcgccccccAAACCCGCGTAAACGGACCGACAATGGGTGTGACCACACAAAGCACTAATTTTTTTatgccagcagagggcgccaaacACAAGTCTGAAAATATTGCCCATTTgtttatgcccccccccccccgagcggCTGCCGGGTTCCCCGTGCCTAGAACCGCTACTGCTTACAGATAAGATgcggtggacacacacacacactcggctaACCCGGTTAACCCCACCCCTCTAGGTTGTACCTGTACCCATGGACAAGTGCTCCTCTGAGGACATAAAGGAGTCCTTCATGGTGCATGCTGAGGAGCAACACATAGAGATGATGGAGATCCCAGAACACACAGACCTCAAACAGGTACGCGCTCAAACGCAACACCCGTAAGCCGACACGTTCTTCCTAGCCGTCATTACCTCGGCGTGCGCGCGCTTAATCTCTTGTCCTCCTATCAGATCGCTCCCCCTGGGACGCCCTACTTCTACGCGGAACTGGACTCCGGCGAGAAGCTCTACCACCGCATTCAGAAACACTTCCCTCTGCAGTTCGGCCGGTAAGCCATCCATACACCGCGCTGGTCTTGAGGCTGCTAAGTGGCAGAAGGAGACTCCCCTATTCTATCGATGAGGTCGAGTACAGGTGAGATGTGGAAAACTAGACGTGTGTCCCGTGTGGTGTGTAGGGAGGTCCTGGCTAGCCAAGCCGTGCTGAACATTCCGGAGCGGGCAGACTGGAAGGAGTGCAAGCagacgagagaggaggaggatgagtgtTGCAAACGGCTGCGAGACGACTTCCAGCCCTTCGACTTTGCCTTGGACGACTGAGGAAAACGCACGCGTGCGGGAGGAGAGAGTCTTTGTTTCTGGGTCGTCTACAGCATCCATGTTAAGGAAAATGAACTGATATGGTGTCCTCGTTTTGTTATGTTTTCGGAGTACACAGCCCAATGTTTGTAAAGAAGGCATCATGCTTTATTTTGTAAAAGGAAATTGATTAAACTCTTAACGTTTGGCAAATTCTCCTTGTATAAACACAACGAGCATCTCTCGCTCCCACGTCAATGTCTATCGCTCTCTTCTCACAACGTAGCTATTAGCTCGCTGAGGCATGTCTCTCACGTGCACAGAGGCTGCAACATCACGTCTCGCACTCGGCCAAAAGCACGTGTCTAATCCACTCTTACATTCGTAGACCAGAGAGATATCCAGTGCATTTATACTAGATAATCAAAACCAATTTGGAGGCACACACTCATTAGTTTCCTTTTATTTGGCATTTGGAAGATGTACAACGATCTTTTCATCAAAACGTCTGCATAAAAATCCACTGCTTATAAAATCATACTTCTCTTAAGTTAAAAACACATGTAGTTTAAAGACAAAATgagaggctcacacacacaagttagtAAAAATAAAAGATTCAACTGTGGCAAACATCGAAAGGCGTTATACATCCTGAAGAGCTCGACttcaataaaaaatgaatatgcTTCATCCTCAACGCGGTAAGGGGTTCCACACCTTCAAAGGTGACCGGTTCCATCCAGTGTGGAGCTTGTGAGTGAGGTCTTAGCAACCGACATTAAAACCTATTTGGAGACTGAAACTAAGTGAAGCCAGGACGGACGACAGTAAGTTAAGGGTACGATTCAGGTTGTGTTTGTCTACATGATGTCCCGGGATCTCCTGATGGCGCAGCACAACAGCATGCTGAAGATCATACCGAAGATCTGCAGAGATGAAGAGGGAGTAGAAGTCAATCCACAACCATGACATCGAAAACGGTTCCAGATCGTCGATATCGCAGTCAGCTACCAAATCTCATCATCA is part of the Hypomesus transpacificus isolate Combined female unplaced genomic scaffold, fHypTra1 scaffold_62, whole genome shotgun sequence genome and harbors:
- the cwf19l1 gene encoding CWF19-like protein 1, with protein sequence MVIIAVQFKLCRENQTRVYKHQLRINTGMGEQPMRVLACGDVVGRINALFNRVRAIQKKSGQFDLLLCVGDFFGSSAEAEAEWQEFKSGAKKAPIHTYILGAASQETVKYFPSADGCELADNITYLGRRGVFTGASGLQIAYVSGREALQEPAPAHCFTPKDLGALVGPLANNTKFKGVDILLTSQWPKGVWQYGNNPELNTKFCGSNSIASLADKLKPRYHFAATEGVHYERLPYRNHVVLQENAQHVSRFISLATVNNPAKKKYLYAFSIVPLKSMDAAELVKQPQDVTENPYRRAGREEGRILIPEATGEEEPASQFFFDLSKKQGGGHRGRGRKRPSDEDRRGQGQAWDGGDRQGQGQPLEGDGQPWGGDMPPKQPRRPPQPTGPCWFCLASPQVEKHLVISIGTHCYLAMAKGGLTPQHMLVLPIGHIQAVVHMGQEEVEELQRYKEAVRSFYKSKGLRCVVFERNYRSQHLQLQVVPVPMDKCSSEDIKESFMVHAEEQHIEMMEIPEHTDLKQIAPPGTPYFYAELDSGEKLYHRIQKHFPLQFGREVLASQAVLNIPERADWKECKQTREEEDECCKRLRDDFQPFDFALDD